From the Bubalus kerabau isolate K-KA32 ecotype Philippines breed swamp buffalo chromosome 2, PCC_UOA_SB_1v2, whole genome shotgun sequence genome, one window contains:
- the ARL6 gene encoding ADP-ribosylation factor-like protein 6 isoform X2, with protein sequence MDSILPCFSLHGILQAQSQDIVPTIGFSIQKFKSSSLSFTVFDMSGQGRYRNLWEHYYKEGQAIIFVIDSSDKLRMVVAKEELRTLLNHPDIKHRRIPILFFANKMDLRDALTSVKVSQLLCLEDIKDKPWHICASDAIKGEGLQEGVDWLQDQIQSVKT encoded by the exons atggacagtatcctgccgtgcttctctctccatgggattctccag GCTCAGTCTCAAGATATAGTTCCAACAATAGGATTCAGCATACAGAAATTCAAATCATCTAG tttgtcTTTTACAGTGTTTGACATGTCAGGTCAAGGAAGATACAGAAATCTCTGGGAACACTATTATAA AGAAGGACAAGCCATTATTTTTGTCATTGATAGTAGTGATAAATTAAGAATGGTTGTGGCCAAAGAAGAACTTCGTACTCTTCTGAATCATCCAG ataTTAAGCACCGTCGAATACCAATCTTATTCTTTGCAAACAAAATGGATCTTAGAGATGCATTGACATCTGTAAAAGTATCTCAGTTGCTGTGTTTAGAGGACATCAAAGATAAACCATGGCATATTTG TGCTAGTGATGCCATAAAAGGAGAAGGATTGCAAGAAGGTGTAGACTGGCTTCAAG
- the ARL6 gene encoding ADP-ribosylation factor-like protein 6 isoform X1 → MGLLDRLSGLLGLKKKEVHVLCLGLDNSGKTTIINKLKPSNAQSQDIVPTIGFSIQKFKSSSLSFTVFDMSGQGRYRNLWEHYYKEGQAIIFVIDSSDKLRMVVAKEELRTLLNHPDIKHRRIPILFFANKMDLRDALTSVKVSQLLCLEDIKDKPWHICASDAIKGEGLQEGVDWLQDQIQSVKT, encoded by the exons ATGGGATTGCTAGACAGACTTTCAGGCTTGCTTGGCCTCAAAAAGAAGGAGGTTCATGTTTTGTGCCTTGGGTTGGATAATAGTGGCAAAACAACAATCATTAATAAACTTAAACCTTCAAAT GCTCAGTCTCAAGATATAGTTCCAACAATAGGATTCAGCATACAGAAATTCAAATCATCTAG tttgtcTTTTACAGTGTTTGACATGTCAGGTCAAGGAAGATACAGAAATCTCTGGGAACACTATTATAA AGAAGGACAAGCCATTATTTTTGTCATTGATAGTAGTGATAAATTAAGAATGGTTGTGGCCAAAGAAGAACTTCGTACTCTTCTGAATCATCCAG ataTTAAGCACCGTCGAATACCAATCTTATTCTTTGCAAACAAAATGGATCTTAGAGATGCATTGACATCTGTAAAAGTATCTCAGTTGCTGTGTTTAGAGGACATCAAAGATAAACCATGGCATATTTG TGCTAGTGATGCCATAAAAGGAGAAGGATTGCAAGAAGGTGTAGACTGGCTTCAAG
- the ARL6 gene encoding ADP-ribosylation factor-like protein 6 isoform X3, giving the protein MGLLDRLSGLLGLKKKEVHVLCLGLDNSGKTTIINKLKPSNAQSQDIVPTIGFSIQKFKSSSLSFTVFDMSGQGRYRNLWEHYYKEGQAIIFVIDSSDKLRMVVAKEELRTLLNHPDIKHRRIPILFFANKMDLRDALTSVKVSQLLCLEDIKDKPWHI; this is encoded by the exons ATGGGATTGCTAGACAGACTTTCAGGCTTGCTTGGCCTCAAAAAGAAGGAGGTTCATGTTTTGTGCCTTGGGTTGGATAATAGTGGCAAAACAACAATCATTAATAAACTTAAACCTTCAAAT GCTCAGTCTCAAGATATAGTTCCAACAATAGGATTCAGCATACAGAAATTCAAATCATCTAG tttgtcTTTTACAGTGTTTGACATGTCAGGTCAAGGAAGATACAGAAATCTCTGGGAACACTATTATAA AGAAGGACAAGCCATTATTTTTGTCATTGATAGTAGTGATAAATTAAGAATGGTTGTGGCCAAAGAAGAACTTCGTACTCTTCTGAATCATCCAG ataTTAAGCACCGTCGAATACCAATCTTATTCTTTGCAAACAAAATGGATCTTAGAGATGCATTGACATCTGTAAAAGTATCTCAGTTGCTGTGTTTAGAGGACATCAAAGATAAACCATGGCATATTTG